The following is a genomic window from Amycolatopsis acidiphila.
TCTTCGCTTCTTCGAGGAACGCAGCATCGGTGAGACGTCCACGGTGATGAGACGCAGCCCCGGCGCGATCAAGGCGCTGCAGCACCGCGGTATCGACAGTCTGCGTGCGCTGATTACCACTGGCGCGATCGCGCCCTGACACATCCCGGAGGCCCGATGTATCCCGGAATCCACGCCCGGCGGAACCCTGCGAAGCCCGCCGTGATCCTCGCCGAAACGGGAGAGCTACGCACCTACGGCGACCTCGATGAGAACTCGGCCCGGTTGGCCCGGCTGTTCCACGACGCCGGGTTGCGCTCAGGCGACGTGGTCGCACTATTGTCGGACAACCAGCTCGAATGTTTCGACGTCTACTGGGCGGCACTGCGTTCGGGCCTCTACATCACGGCCATCAACCGTCATCTCGCCGTTGACGAGATCGCCTACATCGTCAACGACAGTGACGCACGAGCGGTGGTCGCCTCAGGCAGCTTGCGTGCCTCCGCTGAGGGGATCGTCGAACTGACGCCGGGGGTCGCCGTCCGGTACGCGTTCGGTGGCACCGTCGCGAACCACGACGACTACGGCGACGCGCTGAGGTCTGCCGGCCTTCGGTTGGAGGAACAGCCGCGCGGCGCCGAGATGTTGTACTCATCAGGCACGACAGGCAGGCCGAAGGGAATCAAACCACCGCTGCCCGGACGATCGGTCGATGAGCCGGGTGACCCGATCGTTGCGATGCTCCGCGGTGTCTATGGCATCACGAGCGAGAACGTGTACCTTTCACCGGCCCCGGTCTACCACGCAGCCCCCCTGCGCTGGTGTGGCGTCATGCATTCCCTCGGTGCCACGGTTGTCATGATGCACAAGTTCGAGCCCGAGCCCTTCCTCGCGGCGATCGAGCGGTACGCGGTGTCGGTGACCCAGGTCGTCCCGACCATGTTCGTGCGCATGCTGAAGCTGCCGGAGGCGACCCGCCACCAGTACGACGTCACGAGTCTCAAACTGGCCGTGCACGCGGCCGCGCCGTGCCCGCCCGAGGTGAAGAAGGCCATGATCGACTGGTGGGGACCGATCATCCACGAGTATTACGGGTCGACCGAGGCGAACGGCATGACCTTCATCGACACCGCGCAGTGGCTGGAAAAACCCGGTTCCGTGGGGCGCAGCGCGCTGGGGAGGATCCACATCTGCGACGACTCGGGTGCGGAGTTGGCTGCCGGTGAGACCGGGCTCGTGTACTTCGAACGCGATGAGCTTCCGTTCGAGTACCACAATGATCCCGAGAAGACCAAAGCCGCACAGCATCCCGCACATCCGTTGTGGACGACCGTCGGCGATGTCGGTTCGGTCGACGACGAAGGCTTCCTGTACCTGGCCGACCGGAAGGATTTCATGATTATCTCGGGTGGGGTCAACATCTACCCGAGGGAGATCGAAGACGCGCTGGCGCTGCATCCGAAGGTCGCCGACGTCGCGGTGATCGGTGTGCCCGATCCCGAGATGGGGGAGCAGGTGAAGGCAATCGTCCAGCCGGCGCCGGGGGGAGGCGCGGAACTCGAAGGCGAGCTGATAGCCTACCTGCGGGACCGTATCGCTCATTACAAGGCGCCCCGCAGTATCGCCTTCGTGGACGAGCTGCCCCGGACCCCGACCGGGAAACTCCTGAAGCGACTGCTCAAGGAACGCTTCGCCGCGCAGCCCGAGGAAGTGTCACGATGACCGTCGATACCGATACGGCCACCACCGTCGGCGAAACCATCGCCGGTTTGAGGCGAACCTTCGCAGACGGGCGCACCCGTTCCGTGGACTGGCGGATCGCCCAGCTGTCCGGGCTGGAGCGCCTGCTCACCGAGGCCGAGGACACCATCGTCGCGGCACTCGCAGCCGACCTCGGCCGTCCGGCCGCCGAGGCGTTCATCGGTGACATCGGCGCGACCAAGGCCGAAACCACGTTCGCCCGGAAGCGGGTCGCCAAGTGGATGCGGCCCCGCCGCACCAGGCTTCCGTTGACGGCACTGCCGGGACGGGGCTGGTACCAGTACGAGCCGCTGGGCGTGGTGTTGGTGATCGGGCCGTGGAACTATCCGTTCTACCTCACCCTCGGCCCGCTCGTCGGCGCGATCGCCGCGGGTAACTGCGCCGTCGTCAAACCGTCCGAGCACGCCCCGCGCTCGTCCGAAGCGCTGGCGGAGCTGCTTCCCCGTTACCTCGATGCCGAGGCGGTCAAGGTGGTCGAGGGCGAGGCCGACGTGACCCAGGAGCTGCTCGCGCAAGGGCTCGATCACGCGTTCTTCACGGGTGGCACCGAGATCGGCCGTCATGTGATGCGCGGGGCCGCGAACCACCTGACACCCGTGACGCTGGAACTGGGCGGCAAGAGTCCGGTCATCGTCACCGCGCAGGCCGACCTCGACGTCGCCGCGCGGCGGATCGCCTGGCTGAAACTGATGAACTCGGGACAAACGTGCATCGCGCCCGACTACGTCCTGGTGGAACGTGCCGTCCGGAACGCTTTCCTCGAACGCCTAGTGGCCACGGTCCATACCTTCCGCGACGGCAACGCCGGGACCGGTATGCGGATCGTCGACGAACGCCAGTTCGGCCGGCTCGCCGGCCTGATCGAGGGCGCTGGGGGCGAGATTGTCCTCGGTGGCGGGGTGGACCGGGATGGTCTGACCGTCGAGCCGACCGTGATCGCCGATCCCGATCCCGGTTCGGGCCTTATGGCGCAGGAGATATTCGGCCCGGTCCTGCCGGTGCTGACGGTGCCCACACTCGAAGACGCGATCGAGTTCGTCAACGCCAGGCCCAAACCCCTTGCGACCTATCTTTTCAGCCGCCGTAAACCCGAACACGATGCCGTGCTGCGGAGGACGAGCTCGGGTGGCGTGGTCATCAATCATCTGGCGTTCCATTGCATGACGCCACAACTGCCGTTCGGTGGGGTGGGGGCGAGCGGGATCGGCAGTTACCACGGTGAATGGGGGTTCCAGACCTTCAGTCACCGCAAAGCGGTGGTGTCCAAGCCGTCTCGGCCCGATATCGCCTTGCTCTATCCGCCGTACACCGGCCGGAAAATGAGGATGATCCGCCGATTCTTCTGAGATTTGCCGCGAAAGAGAAAATGGATGAGCGATCGGGAGCTCAGGCGCCGTCAGTTGCCCCTGTTAAGGTGGGCAAGTGCCTGGTGAAGCCGACGTTCCTGGACCGGGTTCCCGATCGTCGACCCGTGAACGGGTGCTCGTCGCGGCCGCGCAGGTGTTCAGCGCCAACGGATACGGTGGCGCCACCCTGCTCGACATCAGTCGCATTGTCGGAGTGCGACAGGGCAGTCTGTACTACCACTTCCCGTCGAAGGAAGTGCTGGTCGTTGAGCTGCTGAGGGCCGGTGTCGAGCGGACTTCCGCAGCGGTCAAGAACGCGGTCAACGCACTGCCGGCCCGAGCCGGCGCATCCACGCGGCTCCACAGGGCGATCGCCGAATACCTCGACCAGGCTCTGGCGCGAGGTTCCTTCAGCGCTGCTTACGTGCGGATCATCGGGCAGGTGCCCGCTGAGGTCCGCAACGAGGTCGAGCCCGAGGCCCGGGAATTCAGCCGCTACATGCTCGGCTTGTTCGAAGACGCCCGCAGTGCCGGTGCACTGCGCACGGACATCGACTTGCCCACGGTCTGGCTGCTCGTGGTCGGTGCGGTGAACTGGACTGTCGAATGGCCCGGGTACCGCAAGCAGGATATCGGCATGGTTCACGAGAACCTGGAAAAGCTGGTGTTCGGCGGAATCGACCGACGAGTATGACGGTTTCCTTCAGCTGACGCGTTTCACCTCGCTTCACCGCGGTCTTGCCGAACTCTTTCAACATAATCTACTCTATGTTAGATCGTTTTCTTGAGGAGGAAGCATGGAGATCATCGTTGACCGCGCCAGGTGCACGGCGCTCGGTATCTGTGAATCGCTGGCCCCCGAGGTGTTCGAAGTGGACGACCAAGGCGACCTGTTGTTGAAGAGCAACACTGTTCCCGAAGGGCAGCAGGGCGAGGTCGAGGCGGCGATCGCCGGATGCCCGACGGAAGCCCTTCGGCTGCGTGGCTGACGGCGCGCGGAAGGAGGAAACGACGATGCACGGTGGACGACTGGTCGTGGTCGGCGCCTCACTCGCCGGACTACGCGCTGCGGAAACCGCGCGCAAGGCCGGTTTCGGTGGAGCCATCACCTTGGTCGGCGCCGAGGAACACCTACCGTACGACCGCCCGCCGCTGTCGAAAGCCTTCCTCGATCGCGGTGCGGATTCGGCCGGGGCCTGCGTACCCACCTTCCGGCCGGTGGAGACGTTGCGCGACGAGCTCGGCGTCGAGCTGGTGCTCGGCAACCCGGCGTTGGCTCTGCATCCGGCACGGAAGGCGGTGCAGGTCTTCGATCGCGAAATCCGCTACGACCACGCCGTAATCGCGACCGGTGCCACTGCGCGCAGGTTGCCGGCTACGGAGGGGCTGCGCGGCGTACACACCTTGCGCACGCTCGATGACGCGGTCGCGGTCCGGGCGGCGCTGGACGCGGGTGCGCGGACTGTGGTGGTGGGCGCGGGTTTCATCGGATCGGAGGTGGCTTCCGGTGCCCGCAAGCGCGGCCTGGAGATCACGGTGGTGGAGGCGCTGCCCACTCCGCTGGTCCGGGCGGTGGGCCAGGCGATGGGGGAGGTCTGTGCGTCGCTGCATCGGCGTAACGGCACGGATCTGCGGTGCGGGGTCAGTGTGACTGAGATCCAGGGGGACGGCCGGGTCGAGCGTGTCGTGCTGTCCGACGGATCCACCGTGGAAGCGGACCTTGTGGTCGTCGGTGTCGGTACCGAGCCCGCCACGGGCTGGCTCGAGGGCTCCGGACTGACGCTGGACAACGGGATCGTGTGTGACGAAACGTTGTTCACCGGTGTCGAGGGCGTCTACGCGGCTGGTGACGTGGTCCGGTGGCGCAATCCGGCCTTCGGCAGGCAGATGCGCCTGGAGCACTGGACGAGCGCGGCGGAGCAGGGGGCCGCCGCCGTCCGCAATGCGCTGGAGCCGGCTGCCGCGAGACCGTACTCGACGGTGCCCTACTTCTGGTCCGATTGGTACGACAGCCGCATCCAGTTCGTGGGACTGCCCCAGGCGGACGAAGTCCGCGTCGTCGAGGAGCACGTACCCGGCCGCCACCGGTGTGTGGCATTGTACCGGGAGGGCGACCGGCTGACCGGTGCGCTGACGATCGACGGTCAGTCCGTCATCATGAAGTACCGCGGTCTGATCATGAAGAATGCCGGCTGGGACGAGGCATTGGCTTTCGCCGAGCAACGTCGGGCCGCGTAGCGGGTCAAGCCACGAGCAGGGGCCCTGGGGCGATTTGAACTGCTCACCGGAAGTTGGACTGGAAATCCAGTGCCAGCTTCCGGTGAGCAGTTGTGTGCATGTGCGTAGTTTGCTGGCTGAACATCCGCGGGTCACGGCGGTAGGGTTGTTCGGGGCCGGGTGGGGGTGGCACGTGGTCGCAAAGCGGTTTGGGTTGAACCCGGCTGCTGTTCACCGGTTGTATGACCGGTGGCGGGTGTGTGGAGGTGGAGCGCTGGTGGCCAAGCCGGCGAAACGTTCGTTCTCGTTCGAGTTCAAGCTGGACGTGGTGCGGCGGTTTCCGGCTGGTGAGACCGAACTGGATCTGGCCTGTGAGTTCGACCTGTCCTCGCCGAAGCTGATCGAGACGTGGGCGCGGAAGTACCGCAACGAGGGCGATGACGGGTTTACGTCCGAAGCAACCCGGCGGACGTCTGAAGCCCGACGCGGTGCCGAGTGAAGCGGGTGAGCTGGAGCAGTTGCGGCGCAAGAACGAACAGTTGCGAGCCGAGGTTGCGTATCTGGGAAAATTGCGGGTCTTTAGGGCGCAACAAGACGGTGAAGGTCCGCTCCGTCGCCTCCTCAAGGCGAGCATCGACTGGACGTGCTGTTGCGGGTCGTCGGGCTTGCCCGGTCAACGTTCTTTTATCACCAGGCCCGTTTGGGAAGGCCTGACCCGCGAGCCGGGCTGAAGGCCGTGATCACGGATGTATTCACCAGCAACCACGCCCGTTACGGGCATCGCGATGTCCACTGGGAACTGGTCAAGGCCGGCTGGCAGGTCGCGAAGAAGACCGTGCTGAAAGCCGACGCGGCGGCTCGGGCTGGTCTGCCGGTCACACCGCGAGAGGCGATGCGTCTCGTATCACGGGAGATCGGCTAGGTCGCCCCGAACCTGCTGGATCGGGACTTCACCGCCGACGCGCCGAATCGGAACTGGGTCACCGATGTGACCGAGTTCCGCGTCGGCGAGGCCAAGCTCTACCTGTCGCCTGTGATGGACCTGTTCGACCGGCAGATCATCGCCCACTCGATCGGGGCCTCCCCGAGCCTGGCGCTGACCAACAGTTCACTGCTGCCAGCGCTCGCCACACTCGGTGCCGATGGCGCACCAATGGTGCGTTCCGATCAGGGATTCCCCTATCTGCACGCGTCCTGGCGGCGCCTGCTCGCCGATGCTGGAGCGACCCGGTCGATGTCCCGCAAGGGAAACTGTTACGACAACCGCGGTAATCGCGAACTTCTTCGGGCATCTCAAACACCGACCGCATCTCCACAAGACTCGAGGGCCTGAGCCCGGTACAAAACCGGACCCAAGCCCTCGCGGCCCAGACTCTCAATTACCCGGTCCAACAAACGGGGACCAGTTCACATTGCGGCCGGGGCCCCTTGTTTCGGGGCTCAGTCAGCTACGCGTCGTCCGGGTCAACGACAGCAGATACGCGCCGCCGATCTTGCCGTCACGTGGTGGCAGGGCGCCGAGCTGGCGCATCATCTCGGTGATCTCGTACTGGGCCAGATAACGGGACAACAGCCCGTCGGTGAACCGCAGGAAGATGTCGCAGCCGTAAGTGCTGAACCGCTTGTCTGGGTCCAGCTGCGGCGGGCCACTGCCTTCCTGCCGGAACAGCACGAGTCCCCGCCCGTCCTCGGGGGCGGTGAACAACTGGACTTCCTTGAACTCCACGTCGGGCATGGTTTTCCAAATGCGCTCCACGTACTCGTGCATGTTGTCCCGGCCGTGGATGACGTCGGTCCAGAAGACGGTGTCCTCCCAGACGATGTCCTGATGCAACAGCGCGAGTACCTGCTCGGTGTCGTGGGAGTTCCAGGCCGCCAGCCAGTCGGTGGCGAAACGCCTGAGGAACGCAGGATCTACGGGGCGGTTCTCGGTCAAGGGGTTGGCTCCTAACTGCCGGAGGGGAACACTGGAGGACGTCGCTCCAGGAAGGCGTTGACTCCTTCCTGCCCGTCCGCTGTGTCGACAAGGGCGGAGATGGACGCCGCTTCGGCGTCGAGGTGTTCTTCGAGGGGACGTGCGGGTGCGTCGCGCACCAGGCGAGCAGATGAGGCCAGCGCAGCCCTGGGGCCTCGGGTGAACGCACGTGCCAGTCCGGTCGCCCGCTCGAGTGCCGTCCCGGGGTCGACGACCCGGCTGACCAGCCCGAGCCGTTCGGCCTCGGCACCGTCGAGCCTGCGGTTGGTCAGGATCAGGTCGTTGGCCCTGGCCGGGCCGAGTAGCCGCGCCAGGGTCCAGGACACCCCGCAGTCCGGGGAAAGCCCGGCCGCGGTGTAGGCGACCACGAACCGGGCCGTGCGCTCGGCCACCACCAGGTCCGCGGACAGTGCGAACCCGATTCCACCGCCGGCGCAGGCACCCTGGACCGCACTGATCACCGGCACGGACAGCGAGCGCAGGCCCAGCACCGCCTGGTGCGCCGTCCCGGCGAGTTCCGCGAGGAACTCGCTGGGACGGTCCGCATCAGCGAACGAGAGCAGGTCTCCGCCGACGCTGAACTGGTCGCCGTGGCCGAACAAGACCGCGGCCCCGACGTCGGCGTGCGCGACCACGTCGGCCACGGCGTCCCGGAGTGCCTGGGCCATCGGAAGGGTGATCGCGTTGCCGTTGTCGGGCCGGTTGAGGCCGATCAGCGCGAGGCCGTCTGTGATCTCCAGGCTCACCGGGCCCTGTGTTCGTGCGTTCACAGGCCGAGGTCCCGCCCGATGATCTCCTTCATGATTTCGGTCGTGCCGCCGTAGATGGTCTGGATCCGGGCGTCGACGAAAGCCCGGCTGACCGGGTACTCGCGCATGTACCCGTATCCGCCGTGCAGCTGGAGGCAGCGGTCGGCGACCCGGACCTGCAGTTCGGTGCACCACCACTTCGCCTTGGCGGCCTGGACCGGACTGAGCCGGCCCTCGGAGTGCAGGTGCACACAGTGGTCGACGAAGACCCGCGCGATGTCCACTTCGGTGCGCAGTTCGGCCAGTAGGAACCGGCTGTGCTGGAAACGGCCGATCGGGTTCCCGAACGCGCGTCGTTCGCTCACGTACTCCAGAGTGCGCGCCAGCACACCCTCGGCGGCCGACACCGCAGTGACAGCAAGCGACAGGCGCTCCTGTGGCAGGTTGCGCATGAGCTGGAAGAAGCCTTCGCCTTCCTCTCCCAGACGGTTGGCGACGGGGACGCGCACGTCGGTAAAGTGCAGTTCGCTGGTGTCCTGTCCGTGTAGACCGAGCTTGTCGAGGTTCCGTCCGCGCTCGAAACCCGCCATCCCCCGTTCGACCACGACCAGGCTCAGACCCCGGTGCTTGTCTTCGGAGGTCCGGGCGGCGACGACGACCAGGTCGGCGTTCTGGCCGTTGGAGATGAATGTCTTGGATCCGTTGAGGACGTAGTCGTCACCCTCGCGCACGGCGCGAGTCGCGATGCCGGACAGGTCGCTGCCCGTGCCTGGTTCGGTCATCGCGATCGCACCGACCAGCTCGCCCGAGGTCATGCCGGGCAGCCAGCGTGCTTTCTGTTCCTCGTTCGTCAGATCGAGGATGTAGGGGCCGACCACGTCGTTCTGCAGTGCCAGAGCAAGTCCTGCCGAGGCGTAGCCGGACCGCCCGAATTCCTCGTCGAGGATCGCGCTGAACCGCCAGTCGCCGATGCCGGCCCCGCCGTGGGTCTCGGGTGTGGCGAACAGCAAGAGGCCTGCGTCACCCGCTTTGCTGAACAGCGACCGGTCGACGATGCCCCGCTGTTCCCAGTCCTCGTCGTGAGGTGCGACTTCGGTCTTGATGAACGATTGGACGGTCTGCCGGAACAGTTCGTGATCCTCGTCGTACACCGTGCGGATCTGCTCAGGCATGTTCACCTCCTGGCAGGAACAGGTCCGGTTTGAGGTCGCCCTCCAGCGCGTCGCCGTAGCGGTAGGGCGAGAAGTCGGTGACGCCTTCGTCGCGCAGCACGTCGTCGTCGATGAAACAGACACCGGTGCGGTCGGTCGCTTTGCGGGACAGAATGGCGTGCGCAGCGTCAGCCATGATCTCGGGCCTGCGCGATACGGCCATCGCCGCGTCGCCGCCCACGATGTTCTGGACCGCGGCGGTCGCGATCGTCGTCCGCGGCCACAGGCAGTTCGCCGCCAGCGGACGCGGGTGGTCCTGTCCCGCCAGGCCGAGCGTCAGCATCGTCATGGCGTACTTGCTGATCGTGTAAGGCGCGTGCTGGTGCAGCCAGACCGGGTCCGGGTTGAGCGGTGGCGAGAGCGTCAGCACGTGCGGGTTGTCGGAGTCGTAGAGGTGTGGCAATGCTGCGCTGGTCAACGCGAAAGTGCCGCGTGCGTTGATGTCGAGCATCAGGTCGTACCGCTTGAGGGCCAGTTTCCCGAGCGGTGCCAGCGCGATCGCCGAGGCGTTGTTCACGACGATGTCGATCCCGCCGAACGTTTCCACGGCCTGGCTGACAACGCGTTCGACATCCTCCTCACGGCGCACGTCACCGACCACCGCCAGGCCTTTGCCACCGGCTTTCTCGATCTCGGCGACCGCCGTGTGCACGGTGCCGGGCAAGCGGGGGTCGGGCCGATCGGTTTTGGCCAGCAGCACGATATTGGCGCCGTCTCGCGCCGCGCGGGTAGCGATGGCCAGACCGATGCCCCGGCTTCCGCCGGACATCACGATGGTGCGGCCGGCCAGCGGGCACTGTCCGTCCTGTGTGGTCACTGGTAGTCCTCTCCGTTTTCGGACTTGCGCACGAGCGACGCGGGTGGGGTGAACCGTTCTCCGTAGCGGGCCGCCAGCTCCCTTGCCCTGGCGACGAAACCGGGCAGACCGCCCTCGTACTGGTTGACGTACTGGATGACGCCGCCTGTCCACGAGGGGAAACCGATGCCGAGGATGGAGCCGACGTTGGCGTCGGGGATGGACCGCAGGACACCCTCGTCGAGACAGCGGATGGTGTCCAGCGCCTCGGAGAACAGCATGCGTTCCTGCATGTCGATCAGCGGCACATCGGTGTTGGTACCGTCGAACGCCTCGGCC
Proteins encoded in this region:
- a CDS encoding SDR family oxidoreductase, with the translated sequence MTTQDGQCPLAGRTIVMSGGSRGIGLAIATRAARDGANIVLLAKTDRPDPRLPGTVHTAVAEIEKAGGKGLAVVGDVRREEDVERVVSQAVETFGGIDIVVNNASAIALAPLGKLALKRYDLMLDINARGTFALTSAALPHLYDSDNPHVLTLSPPLNPDPVWLHQHAPYTISKYAMTMLTLGLAGQDHPRPLAANCLWPRTTIATAAVQNIVGGDAAMAVSRRPEIMADAAHAILSRKATDRTGVCFIDDDVLRDEGVTDFSPYRYGDALEGDLKPDLFLPGGEHA
- a CDS encoding transposase — encoded protein: MAKPAKRSFSFEFKLDVVRRFPAGETELDLACEFDLSSPKLIETWARKYRNEGDDGFTSEATRRTSEARRGAE
- a CDS encoding acyl-CoA dehydrogenase family protein, with the protein product MPEQIRTVYDEDHELFRQTVQSFIKTEVAPHDEDWEQRGIVDRSLFSKAGDAGLLLFATPETHGGAGIGDWRFSAILDEEFGRSGYASAGLALALQNDVVGPYILDLTNEEQKARWLPGMTSGELVGAIAMTEPGTGSDLSGIATRAVREGDDYVLNGSKTFISNGQNADLVVVAARTSEDKHRGLSLVVVERGMAGFERGRNLDKLGLHGQDTSELHFTDVRVPVANRLGEEGEGFFQLMRNLPQERLSLAVTAVSAAEGVLARTLEYVSERRAFGNPIGRFQHSRFLLAELRTEVDIARVFVDHCVHLHSEGRLSPVQAAKAKWWCTELQVRVADRCLQLHGGYGYMREYPVSRAFVDARIQTIYGGTTEIMKEIIGRDLGL
- a CDS encoding ferredoxin, which gives rise to MEIIVDRARCTALGICESLAPEVFEVDDQGDLLLKSNTVPEGQQGEVEAAIAGCPTEALRLRG
- a CDS encoding nuclear transport factor 2 family protein, with the protein product MTENRPVDPAFLRRFATDWLAAWNSHDTEQVLALLHQDIVWEDTVFWTDVIHGRDNMHEYVERIWKTMPDVEFKEVQLFTAPEDGRGLVLFRQEGSGPPQLDPDKRFSTYGCDIFLRFTDGLLSRYLAQYEITEMMRQLGALPPRDGKIGGAYLLSLTRTTRS
- a CDS encoding enoyl-CoA hydratase/isomerase family protein produces the protein MSLEITDGLALIGLNRPDNGNAITLPMAQALRDAVADVVAHADVGAAVLFGHGDQFSVGGDLLSFADADRPSEFLAELAGTAHQAVLGLRSLSVPVISAVQGACAGGGIGFALSADLVVAERTARFVVAYTAAGLSPDCGVSWTLARLLGPARANDLILTNRRLDGAEAERLGLVSRVVDPGTALERATGLARAFTRGPRAALASSARLVRDAPARPLEEHLDAEAASISALVDTADGQEGVNAFLERRPPVFPSGS
- a CDS encoding acyl-CoA synthetase → MYPGIHARRNPAKPAVILAETGELRTYGDLDENSARLARLFHDAGLRSGDVVALLSDNQLECFDVYWAALRSGLYITAINRHLAVDEIAYIVNDSDARAVVASGSLRASAEGIVELTPGVAVRYAFGGTVANHDDYGDALRSAGLRLEEQPRGAEMLYSSGTTGRPKGIKPPLPGRSVDEPGDPIVAMLRGVYGITSENVYLSPAPVYHAAPLRWCGVMHSLGATVVMMHKFEPEPFLAAIERYAVSVTQVVPTMFVRMLKLPEATRHQYDVTSLKLAVHAAAPCPPEVKKAMIDWWGPIIHEYYGSTEANGMTFIDTAQWLEKPGSVGRSALGRIHICDDSGAELAAGETGLVYFERDELPFEYHNDPEKTKAAQHPAHPLWTTVGDVGSVDDEGFLYLADRKDFMIISGGVNIYPREIEDALALHPKVADVAVIGVPDPEMGEQVKAIVQPAPGGGAELEGELIAYLRDRIAHYKAPRSIAFVDELPRTPTGKLLKRLLKERFAAQPEEVSR
- a CDS encoding NAD(P)/FAD-dependent oxidoreductase; this encodes MHGGRLVVVGASLAGLRAAETARKAGFGGAITLVGAEEHLPYDRPPLSKAFLDRGADSAGACVPTFRPVETLRDELGVELVLGNPALALHPARKAVQVFDREIRYDHAVIATGATARRLPATEGLRGVHTLRTLDDAVAVRAALDAGARTVVVGAGFIGSEVASGARKRGLEITVVEALPTPLVRAVGQAMGEVCASLHRRNGTDLRCGVSVTEIQGDGRVERVVLSDGSTVEADLVVVGVGTEPATGWLEGSGLTLDNGIVCDETLFTGVEGVYAAGDVVRWRNPAFGRQMRLEHWTSAAEQGAAAVRNALEPAAARPYSTVPYFWSDWYDSRIQFVGLPQADEVRVVEEHVPGRHRCVALYREGDRLTGALTIDGQSVIMKYRGLIMKNAGWDEALAFAEQRRAA
- a CDS encoding DDE-type integrase/transposase/recombinase, with protein sequence MDRDFTADAPNRNWVTDVTEFRVGEAKLYLSPVMDLFDRQIIAHSIGASPSLALTNSSLLPALATLGADGAPMVRSDQGFPYLHASWRRLLADAGATRSMSRKGNCYDNRGNRELLRASQTPTASPQDSRA
- a CDS encoding TetR/AcrR family transcriptional regulator, which encodes MPGEADVPGPGSRSSTRERVLVAAAQVFSANGYGGATLLDISRIVGVRQGSLYYHFPSKEVLVVELLRAGVERTSAAVKNAVNALPARAGASTRLHRAIAEYLDQALARGSFSAAYVRIIGQVPAEVRNEVEPEAREFSRYMLGLFEDARSAGALRTDIDLPTVWLLVVGAVNWTVEWPGYRKQDIGMVHENLEKLVFGGIDRRV
- a CDS encoding aldehyde dehydrogenase family protein, with protein sequence MTVDTDTATTVGETIAGLRRTFADGRTRSVDWRIAQLSGLERLLTEAEDTIVAALAADLGRPAAEAFIGDIGATKAETTFARKRVAKWMRPRRTRLPLTALPGRGWYQYEPLGVVLVIGPWNYPFYLTLGPLVGAIAAGNCAVVKPSEHAPRSSEALAELLPRYLDAEAVKVVEGEADVTQELLAQGLDHAFFTGGTEIGRHVMRGAANHLTPVTLELGGKSPVIVTAQADLDVAARRIAWLKLMNSGQTCIAPDYVLVERAVRNAFLERLVATVHTFRDGNAGTGMRIVDERQFGRLAGLIEGAGGEIVLGGGVDRDGLTVEPTVIADPDPGSGLMAQEIFGPVLPVLTVPTLEDAIEFVNARPKPLATYLFSRRKPEHDAVLRRTSSGGVVINHLAFHCMTPQLPFGGVGASGIGSYHGEWGFQTFSHRKAVVSKPSRPDIALLYPPYTGRKMRMIRRFF